The sequence TGTCCTTTATATATACGGTAGAAGATGATACCTGTTACGAGCTGAGAGAGGAGGGTAATCAAAGAGGGGAGGAACGAGCACCACAGGAGGCGGTTTGGCCAGACAGTTCCCCATTATCTAGAAGGAGAAGATTTGTGTATCAGATACTTCTACTTGAGCGTCTAAGAATCAAGTGCTGAAGGAGACGGTAATTAATTAGTAGTGAATGTGGAGGCGAAGAGCGGCGTAGTGTTTGATACGAGAATATAAGATAACTTTTATATagggaaaattggaaaaatgtGACACTTTGAACTTTTATTTGTCACAATAGGACTTCTGATATTTTGGGCAATTCTGGACAACTTTTACCCTTCTTTTACGATTAAAATAgtaaactgaattttaaaaatgttaaaaaatatgaaatctattgaaaacataagtatgacaatatatatgtttaaatttttttttttaaaaaagtggaatcatattttattttatcttctagcTACAGTTAGAATACTCATTCTGGTCATCTACTTAGTCTAGAAATCAGATACTAAGttttatacatagatatatctTGGGTATACAACGTAAACTAgcatttcttatatattctaacCAAGCTATATTTCGAAAtgttataatcaagaaagatgtctTCAGTATACCTACAGCTTGATAACAATATATAGCCACAACTCAATAATATACCTTATCTAAATTATGTGCCATAACATGTTCTTCCTTTTACCTTATGTGACGCCTAAAGGAATAATATGTTTCTCAACTACTCTACTGTATTCTGCGTAAGGTAATATACATATTGTAGGCAAAtccgaaaaatataaaaacttccATATTCGGTTAAAGATGTACTTTCCTAATTCTACACGAAATCTAATCTAAATCTCGCAGAGTATATTCTTTCCTAagtcaaaaaaatgaaaaatcatcaaaattGTTCTTTCCTCCACTCGAACCCGAGTTATTCAAGATAAAATTATACACATAAACCACTATACCACATATGATTCACGTTACTTTGATACGTATACTAGCTTATATACTAgaaagtataataaaaaaattaaaactaatccTGGATTGCTCCACGATTAATTTCTGAGTTTTGTATATATTGCATTTTCATATAATAGAGTCAAAAGTGACATTTAAAGTTTAACGCGAAATCATAAAGATCTTTCCGTAAATTTAAAAGTACTGGGGTGAACATTAAAGATATCCGTCTTATGCACAAGCCCTATACCGATGCCGCTTATAAGTATCTTCACAGCTGGGGACTTTAAGAATTCAAGCAACGCTTCCAGTGACCCTAGTGTAGACGCTTGTACATAAACTCCTTCACCGCTTTTGTCAATCCTGCTCAAAACTGACTCCATGTCTTCCATTGCCTGCTCCTTCATTGCTTCAATGTCATCATCAGGTTCAGTTACGTGCAGAGCAGTGCCAGCAATAGCGTGTTCAAGACCCTTTTTTAAACACAAACCAAAAAGGGAAACAGTATCATTAAATTTAACTGCAAAAACTAGCAACTAAGATAATTGTGGAGTCTGCTCAATCACCTGCGCTGTAATTTTTATACCCTGTGCAGCCTTTATTTCTTTATGATGCACATAAGTACCCTGAAACATCAGacaaagaaataagaaaacaatttaaatGAACCATATATGTGAAGAAAAACCAGTCAAAAGGACAAATGAAGTGGAGAATTTGAAAGTACCTTCACCCGTAGCTCCTTCATTGGATGAGGTGTCAGTAACGCTCTAATCGTTGTGACTATAGGTCCctgaaacagaagaagaagaaatactATTACTTTTCAAAGTTCTAAGTCTATCACTGTACCCAGTACATGACTTTTTTGGTTATAGATCACAAGGTTTATACTTGCCTGTAACCCACACACGACGATTTGATCACCTTCATGAAGTACACAGTTTACCAACACAACATCAATCGTTGTTCCATGGCCTTCTATAACTTTGACCTCCAGGACAGTACACTGTTCGACCATTTTAAAATAGGGTTAAGAATTATCATACTGAAGTAGTTAGGAATTCTCAATAGATTTAGAGATTCTATGGTTTGTGGCTCCAACCCATGCGTTATGTCAACCACCAAAATTGCAAGGTCGCACAAACTTGAACCCCTTGACCACAGATTCATGAAGGACTCGTGACCAGGTGTATCAATAACCAATAGACCTGGCACCTTAAGTTTTCGCACCAACAAAGAGGAAGAACACTTGGATTTCGTTGTATCTTCACTGAAATCAAAGAGGAAGATGAAAAAAGCGATTCGAAACTATGGGTAGATGAAACTCCAACGAAGAGCAAGGGTGTAACAgcccgatcccccggcgtccgaccggggttatcgaaggggcgttatggacacgtgtctactcatttagacaaccctacgtgtcccgttactggtcccgagagacgagcgcataaccttctttgaaataccgtcacacccacatccatatacttctacttacagtcctgcgcacagggaaaaaatggaaatggagggggtgagcaacaagttactcagtgaagtggctctagaccagcctgcccgcacgacactctatactactctatgcgggaactaggactgactagccactacaatcacTTAATGCATTTTATCATTTCCTATCACCATCTGTAATTTCTACACACACTTCCATtcatttctaacaacctagtaatcaatcaatacaatgatctcactcattgccacGCACGCCATCCCTAGACTTAACCGACTCATCTTACTAGTCCGACTCGATCCTATGACTTCTTTAACTTCCTGTACCCGACCATGAGCTAGAACCCTACAATGCAtatccttttcatcttttcatcttttcatcttttcctcttttcctcttttcctcAGTGGGTAGCCCCccactaggcttctaccccatactcatgtggattcgccacatctcctatgggtgcctccatattcatgtggattcgccacatctcctatggatacctagcgtggacTACTTACCCCACctactttccttagactctctatatgctttcccacccatgcttaacctTAACAACGTTCTTTCATACTTTCACTTATCCTTTCACTTCCTTATCGCTTTCACTTAACCCTTTCCATTCCCAATTACTTCCCCTTTTCATTTCTACTTGTACTTGGACTCaatcactagacgccacccgttatcggtgtcacacaatacacattgcattcaagttctacttcaataacttttataatcattgctcatctatcatcctagcaTTTATTTCTCTCTAGCATCCTAACTTCAATCACAACCACACATGGGACAACACAACCAAACATAAAAGAATCAACTACCAATCAGCCATTACCACAACAATTCAATTCAGTTCATCAAGTCCCATTTATCAatatgagggttcttatgcatcatgatccattcatctatcatcctagcaATACCATGTACTATCAACCTAACTCCCAAACAGGGTCTAATCAAACCTAACCCCAACATATAGGAGTATACAGGACCATGAAAGAAGGTTGGGTTCGAAacactccaccttagcctagatctggatccggatctggGAACAAGAGACAAGAGGGAGGAGatctgaacagatctggaacaagtaaacaagagagagacgagATCTGGTCACCACCACAACACCACACAGCCACCACCATCACCACACTCGGACGATCACCCCACCACCCCTTGGacgtccaccaccaccaccactggCGGCTCGGCTTGCTCTTGGGGGGCTCGCGGcaaggagagagaagagagatcacggagagagaaagagaaagagaggcatgagagaagaagagaaaaggaaaagagaagcttgacggctagggtttcctagtctctctaaatctctgcagagcttcgctcaagtttcagaaatgagagaaaagaaggggctgcatctctttttataggaaagGGTGAAGGGAACCCTAGGTTTTTGTCAAATGGGCCGTAGAGAAGCCCAATCTTTTATGATAATTTGTGGGCCATGAACCGGGccgttacaattctcccccacttgaatggaattcgtccccgaattctgtGTGTCGGTAATCCAACTTAACATCccaaacccaaatgggtaacaACTCGTCCTTTGAAATCTAATGGTTCATGCAACAGGCCAGGTTCCATATTCCTCACAGAGATCCAACGTCTTCTTAAATCCCCATCGATTCTCCAACCGCGTTCTCATCCCTAGATTGCTTTCATCTCATATGCATTTCCATATCACCACCACTCTTGTCGACGTAATTCTCTAATGGTCATGTACCTCTTCTAT is a genomic window of Brassica napus cultivar Da-Ae chromosome A2, Da-Ae, whole genome shotgun sequence containing:
- the LOC125585046 gene encoding eukaryotic translation initiation factor 5B-like, yielding MVVYAVSVAVCSSSSRRTSSSRFMICSPGLILSEVGTSCSVVEFSGFRLGISLVLHFMLAGASDGFSSSSFSSSVLDGYGRVMVLVSLTVTACVRSSLTSQHYMGLFELLVVVREAIVCRLGLGYGVQRLRPVFLGSAPCDLTLSASCSQCTVLEVKVIEGHGTTIDVVLVNCVLHEGDQIVVCGLQGPIVTTIRALLTPHPMKELRVKGTYVHHKEIKAAQGIKITAQGLEHAIAGTALHVTEPDDDIEAMKEQAMEDMESVLSRIDKSGEGVYVQASTLGSLEALLEFLKSPAVKILISGIGIGLVHKTDIFNVHPSTFKFTERSL